TCTAAAGTCCCCTTATGTGGTCACacttataaacataaatatgatAACAGTATATGCCACCATACAACATCGTCAGACAGCAAATGTTATCTTGTCAAGACAAGCTAATCTAACAAGCTCCTTAATACCCTTTCCAGTTCCTGATAATATGgtataaaacattaaaaaatgttttttgaatatttatattacgaatttacttaatatttttatattattatgatgattacatttatttgaagatttaatcataataattatttggcATGACtcttaaaaagaaaagttctTTTAGATTAACCCATTATAAATCGACCAACTAGTcgtatacatattatttgaataccCTACCACTATTTGAATAAATCTAATGAGTGTTGATAATCCATAAACCAATTTCACTTGAGGTAATCACTTTTCATAATcatgaaatgaaatactaaaatataaatagctgCCTTCGCATCACTACCCTATATCATTGGTTTTTGTGACAAGTGTTCATTGTTGACCGCCAAGGTTTGACCCTCGGAAACTTTTTGGTAGCTGCTTATCAGCCACACACCCCCCTTGTAAGCACCATAGTGGGCGTCTCTGTTTCTGGTAGTCGAAGTGATACGATACCACGAGAACGCGAGACACGTGCGATAACATAACTTTGTCTGGGATCGATTCACTTTGCTGGGTTTCTGCCACTGGGACCAAGTGGACAGATGCGACTGGCTGGACAGACTGAGCTGATAGGGCGGCTCGTCTTTGTTATCAACGtggaaatgtttttatttatttatgtgaatattatgtgagatttcagatttattaaaatagttgaGAATGCGCGATTTGCAGGTCAGTTCGACTCGGAGTTAGCTCCAGTTAGGATCGCCTAGTGTTTCTCTTGCTCTATAATTTGAAAGGATGGTGATTGAAAAGTGGAAGGAGTGTGGCATTGCCACCAAATTTCCCACTTACCGCAACTCGCCGCTGGTGACGGTGCACAGCTGGCAGAAGGGCAAGCGACAGGATGACGAGGCCGAAGGATTGTGGCGCATACACGATGGCATCTATGACTTTACGGAGTTTATTGATAAACATCCCGGTGGTCCCTTTTGGATACGTGAAACCAAGGGCACGGACATCACCGAGGCATTTGAGGCTCACCATTTGACCTCCACGCCAGAGAAGATGATTACCAAGTACAAGGTGCGGGATGCTGCAAAGCCAAGGATCTACACGCTAACGCTGCACGAGGATGGCTTCTACAAGACGCTGAAGGAACGTGTGAAGCAGCAGCTCAAGACCATTGACAAGCGCCCAAAGCGCAAGAGCGATGTgagtaaaatacaaataaaatcgaaacaGATTAACTGATAAACTGAATTGTTAGCTAATCCATCTGGGCATCTTGCTGTCCACTTACCTCTTCGCTGTGGCCAGCGTCAAGTACAACAGTCTGTTGGCTTTGGTTCTGGCTGGCGTGGCGCTCTGCTGGACGGTGATTGTGTCCCACAACTATTTCCATCGTCGCGACAACTGGCAGATGTACACCTTCAATTTGGGCCTGATGAACTTCTGCGCATGGCGTATCTCACATGCCATGTCACATCACATCTATCCCAATTCCTACTACGATCTGGAGCTGAGCATGTTTGAACCGTTGCTCTGCTGGGTGCCCAATCCACACATCAAGAGCAAAGCATTGCGCTATGTCTCGTGGATCACAGAGCCACTGGCCTATGCCATTGCCTTCTTCCTGCAAGTGCTCACGCGGTAAGTAGCTGAACAGCAGTCAAATAATCTTGATCAGTCAATCAAAACTCACACAATCAACACAAATATGTATTCGTTTAGCATCTACTACTCGTTGCGTCACACGAATATTATGTATTGGCACGATCTCTTGCCCCTCACAATACCGCTCGTCATGTATTTGGGATCGTCTGGATCGGCGGGCTTGTTGTTCTGTGTGCGCCAATGGCTGGCGATGACGTCGATTGCCAGCTTTTCGTTTTGTGTAATCGGCTTGAATGCCGCTCATCATGACCCAGAGATCTATCACGAGGGCGACAAGAACCGTGAGGATCGCGATTGGGGCTTGTTCCAGGTGGACACTATTATCGATCGCGGCGACTTGAAGTGGTCACAGTTCCTGGTGCTCACACACTTTGGTGATCATGTGCTGCATCATTTGTTCCCCACACTCGATCATGGCCTGCTCCCTGCTCTCTATCCGGTGCTCTACGAGACGCTGGATCAATTCAAGGGTGAGCTGCGCGAATGCAATCACATCGAACACATGATTGGCCAGCACAAGCAACTTCTGCGCATACATTCCAATCCTAGAGCTCCGGGTGAGGGCAAATAATTTAGCTTTAAAACTACAGCTCTATATTATAGCAAACTTTTGTATAtaacagaaataaatatttcatttttagcaaaacattattttaataaaacacaatttcttttttaaattgatttacatttattttgttccttttttgtatacttttttAATGTAGTTTTGATCTTTTCTTATAATGtgttgataaaataaaaaatattaacataagCATAAGCGCCATGTGATGCGAGTGTGtatgctgtctgtctgtaggTCTATATTCGATCTATTCGTACTGGTGTTCGGATATACAATAGTTTATATAAGACACACAATTCGATAACTAGATTATATTCAGGTGCGACATTTCCTCCCGGACACTTCACAGTGGACCTATTTGACGGGGCTCatatttgttgatgttgtaaTGCATGGTTTTTCATTGTTGAATgcgttttttgtgtgtttgtttagaaagttgtataaaaatatataaatacaataacagGACGTGAGAAGTGTCCCAAAGCAAATGTCGCGCTTACAAAGCTGCCACCAACTCCCTCACAAGAAACTTATGTATGTCGATCGTTGTAGTATTCTTGTCGATGTTTCTTGATCTTATTGCTATCGGGCATAACACCAACATTGTTTTGATTGGCTTCCGATAAAAAGAATTATCATACAAGTAGTAAGTATTTTTTCATGATGTTCTTTTTGCCTAAGTGCATAGTGCGTCTCCCGTCGTttcgatatatattttgttatagttttattattttgtttaaattaagaaattaatttaaaatcataaaCATAATCATTATgaaatatcatttaaaataaattaaaaaatgaaatggcaTTTAGAATTCGTTTTCAGGAGCAAGGTCGAATCTTGGTGGGAAAGCCAATCCGTCGAATTGTGGCCTAACGGATGTCGCACGGGGCTGTGGAAGAGAATAGAAAAGTTCCAGATAAGTAAATTGCATTaatcttatttaaaaaatgtgatTCTAAATGATCTATGTGATGATTGACGATGATAATGATTGACCATAACCATGCGTTGAGACGATGGAcgattgattttttttctcaagacAACAACTGAGAATGAGAGGGGAAAGAGCGAATATAGTCGCACGTTTTGTAGTGCACACATTGCCGGAGGGGAAATAATATACGAGTGAGCGAGAGCGCAACAAATGACGTAACGTAAGTGTTTGCTCACGAAGGGGAATGTATGAGAGagcgacaaaaaaaagagagaacgCAACTAGTTGAACGACTGTACGATTTGGGGaatgtctgtgtatgtgtgacacaacaacacaacaagaCAACAAGACAACGGGAGCGTAAACGTAAACGAGAACGTTATCGATAACGATTACATCATGGTTATCGCCACTTACAAATGTTATCAAGAAAGTTTCTACTGCTCCAGCGCGCTCTTGCGGCCACCTCGCGACGCTGCAGGCTGCAGTACACAtgtacaaatacatatatcaataatATAGTGGAAGAATAGTTTTCTATATTGTATGCAGAATGGTTGTAGAGAAAGCAAAGTcgattgatttgatttgattgatcattttctttttttgattgtGCTTACTGTTGTGATCTTCAAAAgttattacaaaattgtaaaaatgaaCGCATTTTTGGTTGGTACTTGATATCGCTGAACGATGATCGATGattctttcttctttctttctttcattctttcttcTTGAATTTCATAtgatgtttaatattttttatttttaatcggTTTACTTCGCCCATGTGCGTAAATGGGgatatgttgttgttgttgggtcgCCTCTAATTACAATTCTCTGTTCTACCGAATGTCGTATGATGCatctatattattataattgtatattaattctTATAAGCTATAATTCTCTTTGCATGTTTTTGTTctctcattattattacaaatataattgaaaccattttcagattttttcagctttttttttgttttttttttttttgtttttggtttgattCGGATGTGCCTCAACTTTTAGATTtaattctgttgttgtttgttgtttttgtagagATGATTTAATAGTGAAGAAGCAGAACGCGACCCGCAATATGAAAGggaagaatatatatatttgtatatacatcTTAATTATTAAACTCTAATCTGGAGAGATATCGGAATACTAAATAATGGTAGCATTGTGTTTTACTGCTGCATGAGTAGTGCagacgagagagagatatagatGGGGCTAGGTATGGGATGGGAATAGAGGGAGTCTAGACACTTACCGCTGGGCTGGCACCACGACCGACAGAACCGGCACGTCCCTTGGCGCGGAATTTGCTAATGGCCTGTTCAGCCAGATCGGCACGCTCCTCAGCTTCCTCGAGCTCCTGCTGGGCCTTGCGGAATTTGGCCAAGTTGAGGGCAGCGATTTCCTCAGCCTCCTCAATCTGCCTCTTGTATGTCTTGATCTTCTGTTGCAGCTTGTCAACCAGATCCTGCATGCGCTCGTGGTTCTTGCGGTCCTCCTCAGACTGGAAGCTCAACTCCTTGATGCGACGCTCGGACTTGCGCAAGTTCTTCTGGGCATCGGCGTGTCTCCTCTGCTCACCATCCAGCTCGTTCTCGAGCTCGCGGACGCGCTGCTCCAACTTCTGGATAGCCTTCTTGCCACCCTTAAGAGCGTTGGCCTCAGCCTCATCCAGACGGACCTGCAGTTCCTTGATCTGCTGCTCAAGGGCCTTCCTCAATTTCTCCTGGGTCTGGGCATGATCCTGCTCAGCGCGGAGCTCATCAGCCAGGCGGGCGGCATCAACCATAGCCTTCTTGGCCTTCTCCTCGGAGTTCTTGGCTTCGTTGAGGAGCTCATCCAGGTCAGAGTGCAGAGTCTGGAGCTCAGACTCCAACTTCCTCTTGGCAGCGGAGATGGAAGCGTTCTGGGCGGAAACTTCGTTCAACTGTTCGTGGGCATCGGCCAGTTCCTGCTCGGCCTGGCGACGGCCGCGGTCGGCCTGCTCCAGCAGAGTGCGGGACTCCTCGAGTTCGTTCTGCAGAGCGTTGGCACGACGCTCAGAGATACCCAGCTGTTCACGGGCATCGTCACGGGCTCTCTGTTCTTCCTCAAGGGCGGTCTGGATGTCCTTGAGCTGCTGTTGGTAGCGCTTGATGTTCTTCTGGGCCTCGGCGTTAGCCTATTAGATAAATAAAAGAGTTTCAATTAGTTGCTGGCCATAATAGCAGTTTCAATAGGGTAGCCTACCTTGTTGGCATGATCCAGAGCAATCTCCAATTCGTTGATGTCGGCTTCCAACTTCTTCTTCATGCGGAGGGCCTCAGCCTTACCCTTGGCCTCAGCCTCAAGGGAGGCTTGCATGGAGTCGAGAGCGCGCTGGTGGTTCTTGCGGGTGTTCTCGAATTCCTCTTCCTTCTCCTGGATGCGGCGGTCGATTTCCTGGCGCACCTGGGACAGCTCCAGCTGGGCGCGGAGCACCTTGTTCTCCTCCTGTTCAAGAGCAGCCTCAGCTTCCTCAAGAGCAGCCTGGAGCTCGTCCTTTTCGGCTTCCAGGCGCTTGCGGGCCTTCTCGATCTCATGGATGTTGCGGCCACCCTCACCGATCTGGTCGAGCAGATCCTTGACTTCATCAGCCAAGTTCTTGTTCTCACGACGGACAGCCTCCAGCTGCTCCTGGCCTTCCTCGTAGGCGCCCTTAAGACGGAACAACTCGGTGGAGTAGTTGCGGCACTCCTTCTGGGAGGCATCGAGCTCAGCAGCCAAATCGTCGACCTTGAGCTTCCATTCGCCAATGATCTTGTCGAATGCCTTCTGCTTCTTCTCGGCGGCGTTGGCAATGGCGTTGGCACGGTCGACCTCCAGCTGCAAGTCCTCGACTTCGGTGGACAGACGCTGCTTGGTCTTCTCCAGGCCAATGCACTTCTGGTTGAGCGACTCAATGGTCTCCTCAGCCTCAGCAAGGCGGGCCTGCAGCTTCCTCTTGGCTTCCTCCAACTCCTCAGAGCGGGCAACACCATCGGATTCGTACTTGCTGCGCCAGACCTGAGCCTCGGCGTTGGCCTTGCTGAGTTGACGCTGCAAATCAGCCTTGCCCTCAGCCTCCTCCTCAACCTGCTCGCGCAAGTTGTCGAGGTCGTGCTCCAAGTTGCGGAACTTGCCCAAAAGGGTGGCACGCTCGCGCGACTCTTCGTCGGCCAGACGCTTGGTATCCTCCAGCTGGGTGGTCAAGGAGATCTTGATCTTGGACAGCTGAGACACCTGGGACTCGGCTTCCTCCAATTGGCGGAGCAGGTCGGAGTTCTCAATGGACAGCTTCTTCTTGCTGGCATCGAAATCGTTCAGAGTCCTGTTGGTCTCATCCAATTTCGATTGGACCTCGTTGAGGgtgtgctgcagctgcttggcGATCTTCTCCTGGGCGGCCTGTTTTCATTAATAGAGGAAAACAGATTAGCAAACAAACACTCGACTGCATGATTATCTATTTTGGGTTGTgtggcattttgttttgtgtaaaAGCTGTACAGAATTAGTAAATTGACAAGGAGTGGGCACATTAAAAGCATACTCAAAAATTGTGGGTCGTTTTAGCGGTGTGAatttcttattcttttttttttcgtttttactaCCAAAAGagaatactatatacaaacaaaTCGGCGGAGATAATAATAAACGATTcagcaaatataatttacagcAGCAGATCGCAGATGAACGAAGTAGAAAAtcatatattgtattgtataccTTCTCGTTGGTAATGTGGTCAACGCCGGCGCGCAGATCGTTCAGCTGGCCGTAGTACTCGTTCTTCTCCTTCTCAGCCCTGGTTTAGATAGAGAGTAGAGTAGAGATACGTGTGTGGTTAGTTAAAGGGGGTTACAGTCTGTATGGGGAGAACAGCAATTGTGACTAGCTTTATTGGCAAAAAGGCGAGAAGCGAGAGCTGGGCGAGCGATCGAGTCCAAGTCCACAGATGTTTCCTCTTCTGCTAGAGATATTTCTAttcgaatattattttaatattgggGTACCATCAGTAGAAAAagacagacacagagagagatagagtgagACACGCACACAATTTGTACTCTTGTTGTGGTGTGTGTGACGTGTGAGCAAGAgtttcaagtgtgtgtgtgtttgattgtTGTAAGTTTTGTGGTACATGCGTTGTGAGGTGTCTATGTGTGACCCATATGTGCGACTAGTCGGGGATCCCAACTATACGCCGCATATGTGGCCGACATATTACCTTATCGCGTGCCAACTGATCGCAGGCGGTACGAGTTTGATTCAACTCGTTGTGGCAAGTCTGACGATCGTGCTCAGCCCTAGatggcaaaaaataaattaaatattatttcgaTTGACGCTCTTGATTGACGTGGCAAATTTGGCTCCTGTAAAAAGCTGGCAAAAAACTACGAAAATTCGATTAGACTGAGATACTTACTTGGCCTTCAGCTTGTTGAGCTGATCAACCTGCTCAGCCATCTCGGCGACGGCATCGTTGTGCTTCTTGCGCAGGTTAGCCAGGGTGGATTCGTGCTGGATGTTGGCCTCCTCAAGATCGCGACGCAGCTTGCTCAGCTCAGCCTCACGCTTCTTGTTGAGCTCAATCTGGGCAGAGGTGGCACCGCCAGCCTCTTCCAGACGCTCACCCAATTCCTCGAGCTCACGAGCCAAATCGGCGCGCTGCTTCTCGGCCTTGGCGCGGGCTTGACGCTCGGCCTCGACCTCCTCCTCGAGCTCCTCGATGCGGGCCTGCAGTTCCTTGATCTGGCGCTGGTGCTTGCCAACAACGACCTGCTCGTCTTCGAGCTTGGCGGTGATGGAGGACAGTTCCTTGTCCTTGCGCTGGATGGTCTGCTCCAACTCCTTCTTGTTGCGCTCCAGATCGGCAACAGCCTCCTGGGTCAGCTTGAGGTCACCCTCAACCTTGCGCTTGGACTTCTCAACATCACCGCGCACCTTCTTCTCACGCTCCAGAGAATCCTCGAGTTCGTCGAGGGTCTGCTCGAGCTTAGCCTTAACCTTGTTCAAGTGGTTAATCTTGTCCTCGGCGGCCTGCAGTTCCTCACCAGTCTTCTGGTTGCTCTCGCCCTGCATCTTCTTCTCCTTGTTCAACTTGTTGATGAGCTCATCCTGGTGGGCGATCTCGTCGTTCAAGTTGCGGATCTGGTGATCCTTGGTGGCCTTATCTTGCTCGGCCTTCTGGATGTTCAGCTCCAGATCCTCGATGTCCTTCTTCAGGCCAGAGATCTCCTGGTCggccttcttcttctgctggaACAGCTGGTTGCGGGCATCTTCCTCCTGAGTCAGGCGCTCTTGGATGTCCTACAAATGCAAAAGATGCAAACAAAATTcgattgaatataaaatatggaatatatgcatatatatttcgaTGTTTCGATGAGCTCAAGTGGGTGTTGATCAATCATTCAGCTAATTTTAGCTAGGCACATCATTAGCTCGCGGATATTCTCGAAATAGCCGAGCAATTGATCCACTTGATTGCACAtgatacatatttttttcgcTGTGCGCTCAGATGAATAGTAGGtgatttaatatgtatatatgtgtgttggGAATACTTACGCGCAGCTGGTTCTCGAGGTCGTTCTTCTGGGCCTGCAACTTGGCGTTGCGTTCCTGGAAGTCCTGCAGCTGACCCTTCTCGCCGGACAGAGAGTCCAACAGAGCGGTCTTCTCAGCCAACAACTTGGCGTTCAGAGCCTCCAATTCCTTGCGCACTTTCACTTCAGCGGCATGCAGTTCCTCAGCCTTCTTGGCCTTCTCTTCCAGACGCTGTAAGTCATTAGAAACATTCGTAGGATTACTAACTGCACTACCGCTCTCCACTGGCTGTGATTGCGGTGCTGCTGGTTCGACACTTGGTTCTGCTGCTGgagcttctgctgctgctggtggctcTGCAGCCGGAGGAGCTGCCtcttcagcagcagctgctggctCACTGGGCGTTGTTGCCTCGGCAgcctttttcgtttttttggcTTTCTTCTCGTCagccattttatttaaattctaatcACAAAACTTGAACTCGAACTCgattgaattaataattggataaaatgcttttgcttgcagcaagcaaaataattcgatttgcaatttgaattgtgATTTCGATTGTTCGTATTATTCGTTAAGATTGGATAAACACGCGGCAGACCAGACGATTGGTCAAACACAACTGGAATGGCTGCTGCGAATGCACTGTGCACGATCGTTTGCCTTTTGGCTATGAAATTAGCAGCACACAGCACAACGCCCCAAAGTGGCAGGCAGCTGTTTGCTGCCCTGGCATATGTAATTGCTTCACATTCTTCGTGAttcgttttttggttttttttttttttttgctttgccttcATAATTCATAATGTGTAATTTAGAATTCGCATTGGTTGCTATCATTTCGCACTTGTGCGGTCAGCAGCAGGTGTATTCTATATTTGCGCTCTCGCTTGCACACGTCaagcatttcaattaacacacactcaaacaaaTACACTCGATAATCTTTATGGATGTGGATGTGTTGCGTTAGCTGCTGGTTATTATTACTCATCATTCGAATTGAGCTGAAccaatgcggcgtatgcgtattaATCATACGCCCTGCTATACACCTCTCATTGCTTCACTCAAGGCGCCGCCtgcctttttattatttaattagcaaaGCTAATTGGCAACTGctccacacacatacagagtgAGCGCAGCTACATTGTGCCGAGAATAGCCATCGAGATGGAGCTATAGATACAGTACCCAATATACATACGGCATACATGTAGTGTACGCACTTTtacaatatgtatttatggATACGTTTGAGATTTTTCTAGGCGCAAGTGCGCAATTGCCGAAGTGCTTATGTTTTCCAGTTAAATGCCTATGCTATGTATCTCCTTTTTTTTAGAGCGCAACCGACGAAATTCGATTAACACAGCATCTATTTTTGGTAGCTCGCAATTGCGATCAGGAATGATGATCATTAAGATCGATAGAGAAGAGAATGCGTAAGTGTTAAAGCATTCGTGCTGTAATCGTGGGCGTGGCTATTTTTGATCGCAATGATCAGCCAATGCGCTGAGGTATTAAGCATTTGGGGGGGCTTAATTAAGCCTAAAGAATTTTGTTGCTTGTCGCGTTAGTTGTACAAAATTATTGtcaaaatgcagcagcagctgctttcgCCTATCCAA
This window of the Drosophila albomicans strain 15112-1751.03 chromosome 2L, ASM965048v2, whole genome shotgun sequence genome carries:
- the LOC117564445 gene encoding myosin heavy chain, muscle isoform X27; translated protein: MPKPAASQEDEDPTPYLFVSLEQRRIDQSKPYDSKKNCWVPDEKEGYLLGDIKATKGDIVSVGLPGGETKDFKKDQLQQVNPPKYEKAEDMSNLTYLNDASVLHNLRQRYYNKLIYTYSGLFCVAINPYKRYPVYTNRCAKMYRGKRRNEVPPHIFAISDGAYVDMLTNHVNQSMLITGESGAGKTENTKKVIAYFATVGASTKKDESQKNKGSLEDQVVQTNPVLEAFGNAKTVRNDNSSRFGKFIRIHFGPTGKLAGADIETYLLEKARVISQQSLERSYHIFYQIMSGAVAGVKDYCLLSNNIYDYRIVSQGKTTIPSVNDAEEWVAVDQAFDILGFTKQEKEDVYRITAAVMHMGGMKFKQRGREEQAEQDGEEEGGRVSKLFGCDTAELYKNLLKPRIKVGNEFVTQGRNVQQVTNSIGALCKGVFDRLFKWLVKKCNETLDTKQKRQHFIGVLDIAGFEIFDYNGFEQLCINFTNEKLQQFFNHHMFVLEQEEYQREGIEWTFIDFGMDLQLCIDLIEKPMGILSILEEESMFPKATDQTFSEKLTNTHLGKSAPFQKPKPPKPGQQAAHFAIGHYAGVVAYNITGWLEKNKDPLNDTVVDQFKKSQNKLLIEIFADHAGQSGGGEQAKGGRGKKGGGFATVSSAYKEQLNSLMTTLRSTQPHFVRCIIPNEMKQPGVVDAHLVMHQLTCNGVLEGIRICRKGFPNRMVYPDFKMRYMILAPAVMAAEKLPKNAATKCLEAVGLDADLYRIGNTKVFFRAGVLGQMEEFRDERLGKIMSWMQAWARGYLARKGFKKLQEQRVALKVVQRNLRKYLQLRTWPWYKLWQKIKPLLNVSRIEDEIARLEEKAKKAEELHAAEVKVRKELEALNAKLLAEKTALLDSLSGEKGQLQDFQERNAKLQAQKNDLENQLRDIQERLTQEEDARNQLFQQKKKADQEISGLKKDIEDLELNIQKAEQDKATKDHQIRNLNDEIAHQDELINKLNKEKKMQGESNQKTGEELQAAEDKINHLNKVKAKLEQTLDELEDSLEREKKVRGDVEKSKRKVEGDLKLTQEAVADLERNKKELEQTIQRKDKELSSITAKLEDEQVVVGKHQRQIKELQARIEELEEEVEAERQARAKAEKQRADLARELEELGERLEEAGGATSAQIELNKKREAELSKLRRDLEEANIQHESTLANLRKKHNDAVAEMAEQVDQLNKLKAKAEHDRQTCHNELNQTRTACDQLARDKAAQEKIAKQLQHTLNEVQSKLDETNRTLNDFDASKKKLSIENSDLLRQLEEAESQVSQLSKIKISLTTQLEDTKRLADEESRERATLLGKFRNLEHDLDNLREQVEEEAEGKADLQRQLSKANAEAQVWRSKYESDGVARSEELEEAKRKLQARLAEAEETIESLNQKCIGLEKTKQRLSTEVEDLQLEVDRANAIANAAEKKQKAFDKIIGEWKLKVDDLAAELDASQKECRNYSTELFRLKGAYEEGQEQLEAVRRENKNLADEVKDLLDQIGEGGRNIHEIEKARKRLEAEKDELQAALEEAEAALEQEENKVLRAQLELSQVRQEIDRRIQEKEEEFENTRKNHQRALDSMQASLEAEAKGKAEALRMKKKLEADINELEIALDHANKANAEAQKNIKRYQQQLKDIQTALEEEQRARDDAREQLGISERRANALQNELEESRTLLEQADRGRRQAEQELADAHEQLNEVSAQNASISAAKRKLESELQTLHSDLDELLNEAKNSEEKAKKAMVDAARLADELRAEQDHAQTQEKLRKALEQQIKELQVRLDEAEANALKGGKKAIQKLEQRVRELENELDGEQRRHADAQKNLRKSERRIKELSFQSEEDRKNHERMQDLVDKLQQKIKTYKRQIEEAEEIAALNLAKFRKAQQELEEAEERADLAEQAISKFRAKGRAGSVGRGASPAPRATSVRPQFDGLAFPPRFDLAPENEF
- the LOC117564445 gene encoding myosin heavy chain, muscle isoform X16; translated protein: MPKPAASQEDEDPTPYLFVSLEQRRIDQSKPYDSKKNCWVPDEKEGYLLGDIKATKGDIVSVGLPGGEVKDFKSEKVEKVNPPKFEKIEDMADMTVLNTPCVLHNLRQRYYAKLIYTYSGLFCVAINPYKRYPVYTNRCAKMYRGKRRNEVPPHIFAISDGAYVDMLTNHVNQSMLITGESGAGKTENTKKVIAYFATVGASTKKDESQKNKGSLEDQVVQTNPVLEAFGNAKTVRNDNSSRFGKFIRIHFGPTGKLAGADIETYLLEKARVISQQSLERSYHIFYQIMSGAVAGVKEICGLTDNIYDYHIVSQGKVTVPSIDDSEEFILTDQAFDILGFTKQEKEDVYRITAAVMHMGGMKFKQRGREEQAEQDGEEEGGRVSKLFGCDTAELYKNLLKPRIKVGNEFVTQGRNVQQVTNSIGALCKGVFDRLFKWLVKKCNETLDTKQKRQHFIGVLDIAGFEIFDYNGFEQLCINFTNEKLQQFFNHHMFVLEQEEYKKEGIEWAFIDFGMDLLACIDLIEKPMGILSILEEESMFPKATDQTFSEKLTNTHLGKSAPFQKPKPPKPGQQAAHFAIGHYAGVVAYNITGWLEKNKDPLNDTVVDQFKKSQNKLLIEIFADHAGQSGGGEQAKGGRGKKGGGFATVSSAYKEQLNSLMTTLRSTQPHFVRCIIPNEMKQPGVVDAHLVMHQLTCNGVLEGIRICRKGFPNRMVYPDFKMRYKIMCPKLLVGVDKDKKATEIIIKFIDLPEDQYRLGNTKVFFRAGVLGQMEEFRDERLGKIMSWMQAWARGYLARKGFKKLQEQRVALKVVQRNLRKYLQLRTWPWYKLWQKIKPLLNVSRIEDEIARLEEKAKKAEELHAAEVKVRKELEALNAKLLAEKTALLDSLSGEKGQLQDFQERNAKLQAQKNDLENQLRDIQERLTQEEDARNQLFQQKKKADQEISGLKKDIEDLELNIQKAEQDKATKDHQIRNLNDEIAHQDELINKLNKEKKMQGESNQKTGEELQAAEDKINHLNKVKAKLEQTLDELEDSLEREKKVRGDVEKSKRKVEGDLKLTQEAVADLERNKKELEQTIQRKDKELSSITAKLEDEQVVVGKHQRQIKELQARIEELEEEVEAERQARAKAEKQRADLARELEELGERLEEAGGATSAQIELNKKREAELSKLRRDLEEANIQHESTLANLRKKHNDAVAEMAEQVDQLNKLKAKAEKEKNEYYGQLNDLRAGVDHITNEKAAQEKIAKQLQHTLNEVQSKLDETNRTLNDFDASKKKLSIENSDLLRQLEEAESQVSQLSKIKISLTTQLEDTKRLADEESRERATLLGKFRNLEHDLDNLREQVEEEAEGKADLQRQLSKANAEAQVWRSKYESDGVARSEELEEAKRKLQARLAEAEETIESLNQKCIGLEKTKQRLSTEVEDLQLEVDRANAIANAAEKKQKAFDKIIGEWKLKVDDLAAELDASQKECRNYSTELFRLKGAYEEGQEQLEAVRRENKNLADEVKDLLDQIGEGGRNIHEIEKARKRLEAEKDELQAALEEAEAALEQEENKVLRAQLELSQVRQEIDRRIQEKEEEFENTRKNHQRALDSMQASLEAEAKGKAEALRMKKKLEADINELEIALDHANKANAEAQKNIKRYQQQLKDIQTALEEEQRARDDAREQLGISERRANALQNELEESRTLLEQADRGRRQAEQELADAHEQLNEVSAQNASISAAKRKLESELQTLHSDLDELLNEAKNSEEKAKKAMVDAARLADELRAEQDHAQTQEKLRKALEQQIKELQVRLDEAEANALKGGKKAIQKLEQRVRELENELDGEQRRHADAQKNLRKSERRIKELSFQSEEDRKNHERMQDLVDKLQQKIKTYKRQIEEAEEIAALNLAKFRKAQQELEEAEERADLAEQAISKFRAKGRAGSVGRGASPAPRATSVRPQFDGLAFPPRFDLAPENEF